A genome region from Babesia bigemina genome assembly Bbig001, chromosome : I includes the following:
- a CDS encoding membrane protein, putative, with product MELYWLLVSVISLWSVQAAPVLHNPFQVDAPLPLINLLQIGGIGSDAVTDVSPSATENTASGSFAGEGATNGQGAPAEAHASSDAPAEGNGVPAASADVTQPGNSMDTAGLATNSNYGNVTDAASSLVEGEAAAPGLPNVGGLDHEASQPPTMAAAEAGQANSMPADPTTTENVAASSSPVLSQGTDLSSGNIPSIDSDADDSILSDSSATTAQSPAENVNGGVASGDGSVEETIAPSVAPLTYAGQGSTEGTDATDSPSGSATDSTGQPETSTEASPASDTPTSDNAQPAEGTADATQAGEAGTTEPGATESETPATDNGESADASAALSTEAPPSTLIGEETPTEQAPEIPSDSYNKEDMEKNSDATKIDLGDVIEGGNQNLSNMTEKVDQEWLNKESTAESIQEKLPEGTGYTYNKSARMLTPVVQEPKMMGGVLQTLIDKEAEIRRRTEQAVHIEHDLRLRVTRETAEVVALLTNEDLFELKRSHPLVFMRIVEPLKVAVAMGQLNKSAHTIVSTYDRSWYVRATPKEKADLLANIRRDTGRAYLFASKVKKPKQMTPEKSSVYQKLDEFFNDYQCQKIIRGNQVAKQMLRMFSESSGLYVAPFYTDVVPTLGSLWMIARFEKFYSQSEMLRAEVLAKSLPQMVGRFMVMVENGTLLPTSINLQANLYSLATMLSKIMDGVAGSSKFMGKRKFYGFMGMCDASCARGIETDAIDGDASKKFVLNKQREILRWVSFYLRDDLLRIDTTVQKTMLELMFRTTNSEEFILSPKNVKLHLKSEIVKNNGPSMLELPRRRSKQPKEPKAPKQKAQAKDDDKERKVLMGRFMSGYRLPGRRVNNNADFRDIAPYNSFKTPAKLVASLDNGLLNMLEVISDVVNLTTAGDSSNLYFQAFNTWVQLQSFHAAIHAFEPNTSRRKTTSKTLGAVFRFLNMSASAHIESMPRQFLPFTSLILQLSFYFQNSVDGYERGKLKGLKTFFKGLMKFGLRSRLGPSNFDELHSYFETQVVYNKARYSIGRAVVAKLTSDFKMMFLGKPAVPTPIIQLITVYVGLWTRGSAAALDFADYTIDPVRKAFFLGYLSNKSDLSTYATEIIVQHCASKAPVLHLGCLKASDKGRRSCKQVSFRTNKSDVLKLMQTLDATLENPLDTVRIASDTARRCNAMPARTGIRSSGKKATSRDVTMLFSELAMRYQCYKAQVTAAGQLVKILSNLKDQSAVQSTIDNFFSSMRTITIKHSTVSENGPTLVCPFMDDAPEELRNRHRSRIVEYVMNRVKARRGALGIFKKIGSIFSGDKSSGVKGTVTSRGPLDNIAGCIFVGTRSYDGILFHGGFAPPEKIPIPESVAVRPGEGRVVYNGENFVSEIEALGPSTGVKAVTLEQRNGETRRKYVMESGDKFGEISFATKFKDFVVRAHVLTTASALRGMGYDIGKFIWCGYEHGWVADFALNNVIGNSDIPVFNGDYWVLSKQMVVADVVGQKVPIKNGEQIKDASVQNVNVEVKSGDGNSIARYPSNQGSPSSFITSGDETTFTFDTGYGNVSPAAVRDLVRNAEFDSATNTLVINLDAPVTVLQESPISSAG from the coding sequence ATGGAGCTCTATTGGTTGTTGGTATCCGTCATTTCGCTATGGAGCGTGCAAGCTGCTCCAGTGCTTCACAACCCGTTTCAAGTGGATGCGCCTCTGCCATTGATCAACTTGCTCCAGATCGGAGGTATTGGAAGCGATGCCGTAACTGACGTGTCGCCATCTGCAACTGAAAATACAGCATCTGGCTCGTTTGCAGGTGAGGGTGCTACTAATGGACAAGGTGCTCCTGCGGAAGCGCATGCATCATCAGATGCGCCAGCTGAAGGCAATGGCgttccagcagcttctgcagaTGTTACGCAGCCTGGTAATTCCATGGACACCGCGGGATTGGCCACGAATTCGAATTATGGCAATGTGACGGACGCAGCCAGTTCTCTGGTTGAGGGTGAAGCTGCCGCTCCAGGTTTGCCAAATGTCGGTGGACTCGATCATGAGGCATCACAGCCACCTACAAtggctgctgctgaagcagGACAAGCTAATTCGATGCCAGCTGACCCAACCACCACAGAAAATGTGGCTGCATCGTCCAGCCCGGTGTTGTCGCAGGGTACAGACCTGTCTTCTGGTAATATCCCCAGCATCGATTCCGATGCTGATGACTCCATTCTTTCGGATTCATCTGCAACCACCGCTCAGTCACCCGCGGAAAATGTTAATGGTGGAGTTGCATCCGGTGACGGCTCGGTGGAAGAAACGATTGCGCCATCCGTAGCTCCCCTTACGTACGCCGGACAAGGTTCAACTGAGGGTACGGATGCCACGGACTCACCGTCTGGTAGTGCAACCGACTCTACCGGTCAACCTGAGACATCAACCGAGGCATCGCCTGCATCTGACACTCCCACGTCAGACAACGCACAGCCTGCGGAGGGCACTGCAGATGCAACTCAAGCCGGTGAAGCTGGCACCACCGAACCAGGAGCCACGGAATCGGAAACGCCTGCAACTGATAATGGTGAATCCGCAGATGCATCTGCCGCCTTGTCCACCGAAGCCCCGCCATCCACGCTCATCGGCGAAGAAACGCCTACGGAGCAGGCCCCTGAAATCCCTTCCGATTCGTACAACAAGGAGGACATGGAGAAGAACAGCGACGCTACGAAAATCGATCTCGGGGACGTAATCGAAGGAGGTAATCAGAACCTGTCCAACATGACGGAGAAGGTCGACCAGGAGTGGCTGAACAAGGAATCGACCGCCGAATCGATCCAGGAGAAGCTCCCTGAGGGTACCGGATACACGTACAACAAGAGCGCCCGCATGTTGACTCCGGTCGTGCAGGAGCCGAAGATGATGGGTGGAGTGCTGCAGACGCTTATTGACAAGGAGGCCGAGATTCGCCGCCGTACCGAGCAGGCAGTTCACATCGAGCACGATTTGCGCCTGCGCGTGACCCGTGAAACCGCTGAGGTCGTTGCGCTCTTGACCAATGAGGATTTGTTTGAGCTGAAGAGGAGCCACCCGCTGGTGTTCATGAGGATTGTCGAGCCCCTCAAGGTGGCAGTTGCCATGGGGCAGCTGAACAAAAGCGCCCACACGATCGTCAGCACGTACGACCGCAGCTGGTACGTGCGTGCCACGCCCAAGGAGAAGGCGGATCTGCTGGCCAACATTCGTAGGGACACCGGCCGTGCATACCTGTTCGCCTCGAAGGTGAAGAAGCCTAAACAGATGACCCCGGAGAAATCGTCGGTGTACCAGAAACTCGACgagttcttcaacgactACCAATGTCAGAAGATCATCCGCGGTAACCAGGTGGCGAAGCAGATGCTGCGCATGTTTTCCGAGAGCAGTGGTTTGTACGTGGCTCCGTTCTACACCGACGTCGTCCCGACGCTGGGCAGTTTGTGGATGATCGCGCGGTTTGAGAAGTTCTACAGCCAGAGTGAGATGTTGAGGGCCGAGGTGCTGGCCAAGTCGCTCCCGCAGATGGTCGGCCGGTTCATGGTGATGGTCGAAAACGGCACTCTGTTGCCGACCTCCATCAATCTGCAGGCGAACCTGTACTCGCTGGCCACCATGCTCAGCAAGATCATGGACGGTGTCGCCGGGTCGAGCAAGTTCATGGGCAAGCGCAAGTTCTACGGGTTCATGGGCATGTGCGACGCGAGCTGTGCTCGCGGCATCGAGACCGACGCTATTGACGGCGATGCATCCAAGAAGTTTGTTTTGAACAAGCAGCGCGAGATCTTGCGCTGGGTGTCGTTCTACCTGCGTGACGACCTGTTGCGCATTGACACCACGGTGCAGAAGACGATGCTGGAGCTCATGTTCCGCACGACCAACTCCGAGGAGTTCATCCTCTCGCCTAAGAACGTGAAGCTGCACCTGAAGTCCGAGATTGTGAAGAACAACGGCCCTTCTATGTTGGAGCTGCCTCGTAGGCGGTCTAAGCAACCAAAAGAGCCGAAAGCACCGAAACAGAAGGCACAGGCGAAGGACGATGACAAGGAGCGCAAGGTGCTCATGGGACGGTTCATGAGCGGTTACCGTCTGCCCGGTCGTCGCGTAAACAACAATGCCGACTTCCGTGACATTGCGCCCTACAACTCCTTCAAGACGCCTGCCAAGCTCGTCGCCTCCCTGGACAACGGTCTGCTGAATATGTTGGAGGTCATCTCTGACGTGGTGAACCTGACCACTGCCGGTGACTCGAGCAACCTGTACTTCCAGGCCTTCAACACGTGGGTGCAGCTGCAGTCGTTCCACGCCGCAATCCACGCATTCGAGCCCAACACGTCCCGCCGCAAGACTACTTCGAAGACGCTTGGCGCCGTGTTCCGCTTCCTCAACATGAGCGCCAGCGCCCACATCGAGTCGATGCCGAGGCAATTCCTGCCCTTCACGTCCTTGATCCTGCAGCTGTCCTTCTACTTCCAGAACTCCGTGGACGGGTACGAGCGCGGCAAGCTGAAGGGGCTCAAGACGTTCTTCAAGGGGTTGATGAAATTCGGTCTCCGCAGTCGCCTGGGCCCCAGCAACTTCGACGAGCTGCACAGCTACTTCGAAACGCAGGTCGTGTACAACAAGGCGCGCTATAGCATCGGCCGCGCCGTTGTGGCCAAGTTGACGAGCGACTTCAAGATGATGTTCCTGGGCAAGCCCGCAGTCCCGACGCCCATCATCCAGCTGATAACGGTGTACGTCGGCTTGTGGACCCGCGGCAGCGCGGCTGCCCTGGACTTCGCCGATTACACCATCGACCCCGTGCGCAAGGCGTTCTTCCTCGGCTACTTGTCGAACAAATCGGACCTGTCGACGTATGCCACGGAGATCATCGTGCAGCACTGCGCTTCGAAGGCACCGGTGCTGCACCTGGGCTGTTTGAAGGCATCGGATAAGGGTCGGAGATCGTGCAAGCAAGTTTCATTCCGCACTAACAAGAGCGACGTGTTGAAACTGATGCAGACGCTCGACGCGACCTTGGAGAACCCTCTGGATACAGTGCGTATCGCGTCGGACACCGCTCGCCGTTGCAACGCCATGCCTGCGCGTACCGGAATCAGGTCGAGTGGCAAAAAAGCTACTAGCCGTGATGTCACCATGCTGTTCTCCGAACTCGCGATGAGGTATCAGTGCTACAAGGCTCAGGTGACGGCTGCCGGGCAGCTTGTGAAGATTTTGTCCAATCTGAAGGACCAGTCGGCGGTACAATCTACGATCGACAACTTCTTCTCCTCCATGCGTACCATAACCATCAAGCATTCCACGGTGAGCGAGAACGGTCCTACGCTGGTCTGCCCGTTCATGGACGACGCTCCCGAAGAGTTGCGCAACCGTCACCGCAGCCGTATCGTGGAGTACGTCATGAACCGCGTGAAGGCTCGCCGTGGTGCACTGGGTATCTTCAAAAAAATCGGCAGCATCTTCAGTGGCGACAAATCAAGCGGAGTTAAAGGCACGGTGACCAGCCGCGGCCCGCTTGACAACATCGCAGGTTGCATTTTCGTGGGTACGCGTTCGTACGACGGCATTCTCTTCCACGGCGGGTTTGCGCCGCCGGAGAAGATCCCTATCCCAGAGAGCGTCGCTGTGCGCCCCGGTGAGGGTCGTGTGGTGTACAATGGAGAGAATTTCGTATCGGAGATCGAGGCATTAGGTCCATCCACCGGAGTGAAGGCGGTTACCCTGGAGCAGCGCAACGGCGAAACACGCCGCAAGTACGTCATGGAATCGGGAGACAAATTCGGCGAGATCTCATTTGCCACGAAGTTCAAGGACTTCGTGGTACGTGCGCACGTGCTTACCACGGCGTCTGCATTGCGTGGCATGGGTTACGATATCGGCAAGTTCAtatggtgtggttacgagCACGGTTGGGTCGCCGATTTCGCGCTGAACAACGTTATCGGCAACAGCGACATACCGGTGTTCAACGGCGACTACTGGGTGCTGAGCAAACAGATGGTTGTCGCCGACGTGGTTGGCCAGAAGGTGCCAATCAAGAACGGCGAGCAGATCAAGGATGCGAGCGTCCAGAACGTTAACGTTGAAGTCAAGTCCGGTGACGGCAACAGCATCGCAAGGTACCCAAGCAACCAGGGCTCCCCGTCGTCGTTCATAACGAGCGGCGACGAGACCACGTTCACTTTCGACACAGGGTACGGTAACGTCTCTCCGGCCGCCGTACGCGACCTCGTGCGCAACGCGGAGTTCGACAGCGCCACCAACACGCTCGTCATCAATTTGGACGCCCCTGTAACTGTTCTGCAGGAATCGCCCATCAGCAGCGCAGGCTAG